The Thalassotalea sp. LPB0316 nucleotide sequence TTCGTGCCCAAAAAACTTGTCCCCTGTCATTGATAATTACTATGCCGACATTGGCTCGATAGCCATCAGCATCTATCACAGGAACTCCTGAATAAATTTTTAATTTATGCTTTGATTCTTCCACAATCTTGGCTTTCGAGCAAATGAATACTGACATTATTTTTTACACTGTGTAAAAATAGTGGCTTGCGAGTCAAAATTAATAAAAATGATATGAAACCAAAGGCTAAAGCGCCAAAATCAGAACAAGAGTTACTCGAAAGAGCGCAACAATTAGCCGGTTTAAGCCTAGGTGATATTGCCAACGCCGCAGACATCGCTGTACCGTCAAATTTGCGCAAAGAAAAAGGCTGGATCGGTTTGTTATTAGAGCATGTACTTGGCGCTACAGCAGGCACCCAAGCCAAGCCTGACTTTGATCAATTAGGCATCGAGCTCAAAACCATTCCAATTGACTTTACCGGCAAACCACTCGAAACGACCTTTGTCAGTGTTGCTCCGCTTGTCGGTTTAGTTGGCGCTTCTTGGCAAAACAGCCATATTCGAGAGAAACTTGCTCGGGTTTTATGGGTGCCAATTGTGAGTGAACGAGCGCTGATGATCAAAGATCGGATTGTTGCTACACCGTTTATTTGGTCACCTAATGAGCAAGAAGAGCAACTCCTCGCCAATGACTGGCAAGAACTCACTGATATGATAGTACTAGGTGAAGTAGAGAAAATATCTGGCAAATATGGCCAAGTATTACAGTTACGGCCTAAGGCCGCGAACAGCCAAGCAAAAACCAAAGCATTTGATAAGCACGGCAATGTTTTTATGACCTTGCCTCGCGGATTTTACTTAAAAACCCAATTTACCCACAAACTCATTGAGCAACATCTGAGAACTCGCTAATAGGGTCAACACTCGCTAGCCCAACCAATGTTCGCGAGATAAACTACTAGTGTAATAATTTCAGTAAAAACACGTTGCATCTCTGGGGATTAAAAAATAAGCTAGAGTAGTATCTTACATACAACACCCACCTGATATTTATAAGGTTTTTGAATAAGTATTGCATGAAGCTAATTAATAGGTTTGATCACTATATTACTGCAGTTTTCTTCGTCACTATTTTTGCCATAGTAGCGACGTCTTACTTTACCTTTAAAACGGTCATTTCAACCTATAACAAACAGCAACAAGATGCGACTATTCCCTTATTTTCATGGATAAACTCAGAGGTTATCAGCCCACTAACTTTATCAACTTATATGGCGCAGGACCCATTACTGATTGATTTAATTGAACAAGATGAACTCGACGAAGCCAAGCTCAATAAGTTTTTAGAAGTATCGTCTCAAGCAGGTAAATTACGTGCATTTATCGCACTAGAAAAACACAATATCATGATGAACTCTGAGGGTTTAAGAATTAACTTTCAGCATCAAGACGCCGAGTGGTATCAACGGATCAAAAAAATTGATCAAAACTTTACTGCAGATATTGGCGATTCCGAAAATCCAACCCTGTACTATGACGTTAAAATCTTTAATGAACAGGGGCTATTTTGCGGCTTCACCGGTGTCGGTGTAGATTTAGACATCTTCGCTGAAAAGTTAACGGAATTTAAAAACCAATTTGGCTTTGAAGTGTATTTCGTTGACGAAGAAAGCAACATTACCCTTTCAACCAATAGCTTAATGAAAACAGAAAGCCACCACCGCCGTGACGAACTGATTAATATTGCTTCTATGCCTTGGTACAAGCGCTATGAAAAAAGCATGGTCGAAAAAGAAAACGAGTTTGACTACAGCTCCGGCGATAATATTTATACCGTGACCCACCTCGACATTGAGGAGTTAAGATGGAAAGTGTTCGTGGTTGCGCCATCAGCGACTGGCCAAAAAACTTTCTGGTTACTGCTAATGAGTCGTTTTGGGATATTTGTTTTAGTTGCCTTAATACTATACTTTGTCTTCTTTTCACTGTTGGAATTATTCAAAAAAGACGTTGTTGCCGACGCTAATTTAGATAACTTAACCGGATTACCTAACCGCTCGTATGTGCAATGGAAATTTAAAAACTTATTGAGCGAGTATAGTGAGCTTGCTGTTGTGGTAACCGATATTGATCACTTCAAAGCGATTAACGACACCCATGGCCATATCGTGGGCGATAAAATTTTAAAACGCGTGGCTAAATTATTAAGCACGGACCTGCGCACTAAGGACATAGCGGCTCGTTGGGGTGGCGAAGAGTTTGTTTTAATTTTCCCCGAAACCTCGTTGCAACAAGCTGCAGATATTTGTCAACGCTTGCGCGCTTGTGTTGAAAGCACTGAGTTTTATGGTAAGGATAACCAGCAACCGATACGCGTCACCATGAGTTTTGGTGTTAGTGTTGAAAAGACCGAAAACCTGCAATTCAAACACTTTATTGAAAACGCCGACAAAGCTGTCTATCAAGCCAAAGCAAACGGGCGTAATCGCGTAGAGATATCTGAATAGAATAACTATATAGTCCACCATAACTTTTCTTTTATCTTATCAATAATGAACAGTTCTGCTGTCAGTAATATTTACACAGCACCAACCCAGCTGGATAAAAAACAAACAAAACCAACAAATTAGCATTTGGTATATATTATGCTTAACTAACTTTGATAAATAATTATTACAAAGGGTGTTGAGATTATGAAAAAATTTATTTTAGCTACTTTGCTGATGTTAGCCTCTACCACAGCAAGTGCGAGTATCATTTTAAGTGAAGTAGACGATAATGCTTACATCACTGTTGGTGGCTACGATATTGCTTGGGCTTCTCCTGTTAATTTCTGGGATGTTAACTTGTCTCATCAAGCACAATACGGTTGGCAGGCAATGACGCTTGCTGTTTATAATGAAATTGGTGGCTTAGATGCCGTTGATTTTGCAGGCGATGGCTACAATGCTATTTGGAATCCCAACCTTAACTATTATGTTGACCCTGTAACTGGTGCAACAGCCTTTACAGGTGGCTATGTCGGTTTTGATTCAATCGCAGTTGCATCACCTTGGTTCTCTAACAATTACGAGCACATTGACTACGGCCAAGCTGTTGGTGGTAATGCATGGGCAGGGGCAGATTTTGATGGCCCGAGCTGTCCTAATTCATGTAACGAGTCACTTGTATTTAGAGTATCTTCAGTATCCGTGCCAGAGCCAAGCTCTCTCGCCATTTTAGGCTTGGGGTTAGTAGGTTTAGTTGCTCGTCGCAAAAAACAAAGCTAACGCGTTTCTACAGGTTAAAAAATACTATGTGCGCAATATTCATTGCGCACGACTTACCTTGCATTTCCCTAGATAAATAAAAGTTGTTGACTAACCATAGAGTGATTAGTCTCTTAACTTCACTAACTATTTTGAACAGCTATAACGGGCTCGACAACAAAGTACCCAGTTAAAGACGTCTGATCTCAATATGCTGGCTAATAGTATAACTATTACGACTAGCCAAAACTAAAGGCTCAGTAAAACCAGCCTCTAAACAAACAAACTCCTTTTCTGCGCCAAGATGAACATCGCTCATACCTTGCGCTACTTCTTCGCCTGGATTCCACAAAATCCAACTACTTGTCCCTGTTGTTGATAAACTAATGATACGGGCTAACTTGTTATCAATTAGCTCAAGATTTTGATTGGTTTGATAAACCCTGTCTTTTGGGCCACGACAATCCACCATCGGCTCGGTGACAATTTGATCCGATAACTTATCAAAAAAGGCCACATTATTGAGCTTGGATACCGAAACTTTACTTGGCTCTCCTACCTTAAAATAGCTGTGCAGCGCACCCGTGTGCTCAAATGGCTCGTTACCAAGGTTGTCGATTTTCAGGCTTTGTTTAAAATCTTGACCAAAATATAGCTTTTGCTCAACCTCAAACTGATATGGCCATGTTGTCGCTAAGCCTTGACCGCCAAAGAGTAAAGTCAGTTCAACACCTTCATTATCGGCTTTTACAGAGGTCAATTGCCATTGACTTGTTCTAGCAAAACCGTGGTTAACTTCATCTTGTTTTGGCCCAAACCAAGGCCAACACAGCGGAATACCGCCGCGAATCGCCTTGCCCTGTTGATAGCTTGTATCATCTGATAACCAAAATACCTCGTCATGCCCAGTCGGTTGCCAGCTCAGTACATGACCTGCGTACAAAGAAACGGATGC carries:
- a CDS encoding sensor domain-containing diguanylate cyclase codes for the protein MKLINRFDHYITAVFFVTIFAIVATSYFTFKTVISTYNKQQQDATIPLFSWINSEVISPLTLSTYMAQDPLLIDLIEQDELDEAKLNKFLEVSSQAGKLRAFIALEKHNIMMNSEGLRINFQHQDAEWYQRIKKIDQNFTADIGDSENPTLYYDVKIFNEQGLFCGFTGVGVDLDIFAEKLTEFKNQFGFEVYFVDEESNITLSTNSLMKTESHHRRDELINIASMPWYKRYEKSMVEKENEFDYSSGDNIYTVTHLDIEELRWKVFVVAPSATGQKTFWLLLMSRFGIFVLVALILYFVFFSLLELFKKDVVADANLDNLTGLPNRSYVQWKFKNLLSEYSELAVVVTDIDHFKAINDTHGHIVGDKILKRVAKLLSTDLRTKDIAARWGGEEFVLIFPETSLQQAADICQRLRACVESTEFYGKDNQQPIRVTMSFGVSVEKTENLQFKHFIENADKAVYQAKANGRNRVEISE
- the mutH gene encoding DNA mismatch repair endonuclease MutH, whose product is MKPKAKAPKSEQELLERAQQLAGLSLGDIANAADIAVPSNLRKEKGWIGLLLEHVLGATAGTQAKPDFDQLGIELKTIPIDFTGKPLETTFVSVAPLVGLVGASWQNSHIREKLARVLWVPIVSERALMIKDRIVATPFIWSPNEQEEQLLANDWQELTDMIVLGEVEKISGKYGQVLQLRPKAANSQAKTKAFDKHGNVFMTLPRGFYLKTQFTHKLIEQHLRTR
- a CDS encoding PEP-CTERM sorting domain-containing protein; protein product: MKKFILATLLMLASTTASASIILSEVDDNAYITVGGYDIAWASPVNFWDVNLSHQAQYGWQAMTLAVYNEIGGLDAVDFAGDGYNAIWNPNLNYYVDPVTGATAFTGGYVGFDSIAVASPWFSNNYEHIDYGQAVGGNAWAGADFDGPSCPNSCNESLVFRVSSVSVPEPSSLAILGLGLVGLVARRKKQS
- a CDS encoding D-hexose-6-phosphate mutarotase; this translates as MSHSPQLLFQQGDIEVVQSSINDIDIVNIKHPLCQASVSLYAGHVLSWQPTGHDEVFWLSDDTSYQQGKAIRGGIPLCWPWFGPKQDEVNHGFARTSQWQLTSVKADNEGVELTLLFGGQGLATTWPYQFEVEQKLYFGQDFKQSLKIDNLGNEPFEHTGALHSYFKVGEPSKVSVSKLNNVAFFDKLSDQIVTEPMVDCRGPKDRVYQTNQNLELIDNKLARIISLSTTGTSSWILWNPGEEVAQGMSDVHLGAEKEFVCLEAGFTEPLVLASRNSYTISQHIEIRRL